In Deferribacter autotrophicus, a single genomic region encodes these proteins:
- a CDS encoding cytochrome c3 family protein, translated as MFNRKRTTLFGLCTGILIYFTFCLNTTKVNAGCAGDCMTCHQKLIDDETHISMTMCATCHKKSSNDLSIFSTMNDGCGDRCFDCHDKWPKDGYHADLDKCIECHTKQ; from the coding sequence ATGTTTAACAGAAAAAGGACTACTTTATTTGGATTATGTACAGGAATACTTATATACTTCACTTTTTGCTTAAATACTACAAAAGTTAATGCAGGTTGTGCCGGTGATTGCATGACATGTCACCAAAAGTTAATAGATGATGAAACTCACATATCAATGACCATGTGTGCCACCTGCCACAAAAAATCATCGAACGATCTTTCCATCTTTTCAACTATGAACGATGGTTGTGGTGATAGATGTTTTGATTGCCATGATAAATGGCCGAAAGATGGTTATCACGCAGATCTTGATAAATGCATAGAATGTCACACAAAACAATAA